The Odocoileus virginianus isolate 20LAN1187 ecotype Illinois chromosome 12, Ovbor_1.2, whole genome shotgun sequence genome has a segment encoding these proteins:
- the REELD1 gene encoding reelin domain-containing protein 1: protein MGHQRDFREKAVWDSVRSGTFRKTSPAFPNSTRIEAAVPRDAGEGRMGVPAALTGWACAALCLVPSSSAFSHGAGAVACADMRPKHIPARTQSPGTHHITVLTGSSFFSPGATVSVAVRSSRDFMGFLLQARRVSDHQIAGTFVFIPPHSKLITCFEEADTVTHADKSRKRNLAFEWRAPAQPVGNIRFFLSVVQSYFVYWVKIESSVVSQQTHSRAHSDSHMEPGSLMPASRQRLEDVEGTIPVSLGLHLAPSLPITLLQQRTDVSAVAVTGAAEEDSLDPVPTSVWVTGLLGAAETPQASSHTAAVVSGGHHPRRDGSPTLEPSLDVQGLERLVALGGFSAESFASSFSTCHRTQNDPSFDSLETCLPSDRDEQDQMKASNRTVTRPPLYTVHLSHPRLRSSGALTGHGARAAPPAPALHTSATSRPTTADGQSEASRPSASFLPRSKHKERRVEEGDGVAGVGDPGKTNPRPELGQEGARAPWGIQLGAAQLGVLVCLSAVLGMAVVVGLRYLHSQYCRRRTEVSFREPAGDAVATGEGGEIVRIRRIGDNSFVLVEGECNWIAPSVSSKKTVL, encoded by the exons ATGGGGCACCAAAGGGATTTCAGGGAAAAGGCAGTGTGGGATTCAGTCAGGTCAGGCACCTTCAGAAAGACATCACCTGCTTTTCCTAATAGCACCCGGATTGAAGCTGCTGTTCCGCGGGACGCAGGAGAGGGCAGGATGGGGGTGCCCGCCGCCCTCACGGGCTGGGCCTGTGCCGCCCTCTGCCTGGTGCCCAGCTCCTCCGCCTTCTCCCACGGGGCTGGCGCGGTGGCCTGTGCGGACATGCGGCCCAAGCACATCCCAGCCCGGACTCAGAGCCCCGGGACCCACCACATCACCGTCCTCACCGGCAGCTCTTTCTTCTCACCGGGTGCCACGGTCTCAG TGGCCGTGAGGAGCAGTCGTGATTTCATGGGCTTTCTACTCCAGGCGCGACGAGTGTCTGATCATCAGATAGCTGGCACTTTCGTCTTCATTCCTCCTCATTCCAAACTGATAACTTGCTTTGAAGAGGCTGACACAGTCACCCACGCGGACAAGTCCCGGAAGAGAAACCTGGCGTTCGAGTGGCGGGCCCCTGCCCAGCCCGTGGGGAACATCAGGTTCTT TTTATCTGTAGTCCAGTCATACTTCGTTTACTGGGTGAAGATCGAATCATCTGTTGTGTCTCAACAGACACACAGTAGAGCCCATTCTGACAGCCACATGGAGCCTGGCTCGCTGATGCCAGCCTCTCGGCAGAGGCTGGAGGACGTGGAAGGAACCATCCCAG TGTCTCTGGGCCTCCACTTGGCTCCCAGTCTCCCCATCACTCTTCTTCAGCAGCGCACAGATGTCTCCGCTGTGGCCGTAACTGGAGCTGCAGAAGAGGACAGCTTGGATCCTGTTCCTACCAGTGTTTGGGTGACAGGGCTCCTCGGGGCCGCAGAGACTCCTCAAGCATCTTCACACACAGCTGCTGTAGTCAGCGGTGGCCATCACCCCAGGAGGGATGGCAGCCCAACCCTGGAACCATCCCTGGATGTCCAGGGTCTGGAGAGGCTTGTCGCCCTCGGGGGCTTCTCCGCAGAGAGCTTTGCCTCCAGCTTCAGCACCTGCCACAG gaCTCAGAATGATCCAAGCTTTGATTCACTGGAAACTTGTCTGCCCTCGGACAGGGATGAACAG GACCAGATGAAGGCCTCTAATAGGACAGTGACGAGGCCTCCTTTGTACACTGTCCACCTCTCCCATCCTCGCCTCAGGTCCTCTGGGGCGCTCACTGGACATGGGGCCAGGGCAGCCCCCCCAGCTCCTGCCCTCCACACCTCTGCCACCTCCAGGCCCACCACTGCTGATGGCCAGTCCGAGGCATCAAGACCCTCTGCCAGCTTCCTGCCTCGGTCAAAGCACAAGGAGCGCAGAGTGGAGGAGGGCGATGGAGTGGCTGGGGTGGGAGACCCTGGGAAGACCAACCCAAGACCTGAGCTTGGGCAGGAGGGAGCCAGGGCCCCGTGGGGGATCCAGCTCGGGGCTGCACAGCTGGGCGTCCTGGTCTGCCTCTCCGCCGTGCTGGGCATGGCCGTCGTTGTTGGCCTTCGTTACCTGCACTCCCAGTATTGCCGCAGGCGGACGGAAGTGTCTTTTCGTGAGCCTGCCGGGGATGCGGTTGCCACAGGTGAAGGTGGTGAGATCGTGCGCATCCGGAGAATTGGAGACAACAGTTTCGTTTTGGTTGAAGGGGAATGCAACTGGATTGCTCCCTCTGTGAGTAGCAAGAAAACCGTCCTCTGA